A part of Oncorhynchus kisutch isolate 150728-3 linkage group LG2, Okis_V2, whole genome shotgun sequence genomic DNA contains:
- the rprma gene encoding protein reprimo A codes for MNSTAFNQTESSGLFNKTEDIFCCNFSSVVTDNGFVAPTPDERSLFLMRVVQIAVMCVLSLTVVFGIFFLGCNLLIKSEGMINFLVTDRRPSKEVETVIVGAY; via the coding sequence ATGAATTCTACCGCTTTCAATCAAACGGAGAGCTCAGGACTTTTCAATAAGACTGAAGATATTTTTTGTTGTAACTTTTCATCAGTGGTGACTGATAATGGTTTCGTGGCGCCGACTCCGGATGAGAGAAGTCTCTTTCTCATGAGAGTTGTCCAGATTGCCGTTATGTGCGTGTTATCGCTCACGGTGGTTTTCGGTATATTCTTTTTGGGCTGCAACCTTCTCATTAAGTCAGAGGGAATGATCAACTTTTTGGTGACGGACAGAAGACCATCCAAAGAGGTAGAAACAGTCATTGTTGGGGCATATTAG